The Ogataea parapolymorpha DL-1 chromosome III, whole genome shotgun sequence nucleotide sequence ATATTATCTTTTCTTGGATATGGTGACGATCAGTTACCCAGAATTCCTGCAGATCATGCCAACGTAATCTCGTCTGTTACAAATAAGATTTCCTCCCACTCACCTACACTGGACTCCGAATCGGATACAGATACAATATACCACTCGCCTGAAATACGCTCTCTACTATCGAGATCAACATCACCTCTTGAACCATCACTCAATATATCATCTTCGGATTCCAATTTTGACCTGAACGGAGTAAGCAGCAAGTTCCTCTCGAACTCTTGCTATAGCTCATCCTCAGCCCAACGTTCATCAAACACGCGAACTGGCTCTGTAGGAGCTGGCACTTCTGCCTCGTCATCTAAAGGCAAATTAGCCGAGCTACTAGGCAGCGGAGGAGACGAAAACGGCCTAAATTACGTGAACATTGAAGATCACGACGACAAACTTTCATGAAAACAAACGAATTTGATATGGAAATACATTTTGTATTGTACAGAAGCTAATAAACTAACTTTACTCATCCAGTGACCTGTTTGAACCATTATCATGGACCTCCGCAACATTCTTCGAGACAGAAGCAAGCCAGTAAAGCAGCCAAGCAACCTCCGTAACAACCACATCCGCTGTCCCTCTGCTTTGGAGGCTGTTGCTGCACATACATgggttgttgttgaggttggTAATAGCCTTGTGGAGGTTGTTGGTATCCACCCTGTTGCGGAGGGTAGCCACCCTGTTGCGGAGGGTATCCACCCTGTTGATAATATCCCTGAGTTATTATTAGTAATTTTAAAATTCCTCGAGCCAAAAGTAAGAGCATGCCAACTTTGAGTTTATGTGTTAGCCTGTAGAATCTCGACCAGTTGAAACTAAAACCAACATGCACTATCTGAGGCAAATACTGAAAAGTGACTTACCTGGTTGTTCATAGTGCTGCTAAGAGTTACCAAGTCGTTAACGTGGAGATTTGTAGcttaaaaaaaaagaaaactaTTCCTGAAACGAGATGTTTTGAAATTTCATTTTTAGTGTCTGCTTTCTTCAAACGGCGTGGCTGTGCAGGCACCTTTTAGTTACTAATAGGGTAGACAGATAATTTGACTGAAATATTAGGCTTTTATCTAAAATCCGAAGATTAGATATGTGTGCGAGGAGACTGATCCCAAATATCCCTCCTTGCAGCAAAAATGGCgttgctctttcaaaacGCAAACTAACGATTTGCTGAGTACATTTATTTTACTGCTCTCATTGAAAACACATCAAAAGAATATGATCGTTCATTGTAATAATTGATCCCTATAATGTGCTTGATGATTGATGAACTTTGCTGATCTCCTATCATTAACATCCTTAAGTTTTTCTTGTCTAGCCCAAACtctcttcttggcctgAAGCTCCTTGCGATCTATAGATTGGACAAAATGTCTGGTTTCTGCCGCGACTAACGTTCCCTGGCCTTCTGTAAGTTCCCTGTCGGGCTTCAAATTTTGCTTGTAGTATCTCAATAAAGATCTATGACCAGCCACTTGACCGTTCGGAAGGTAAAGCTCGTATCCGTTAGTGTATAGATCATCCGTGGAAATTTCATCCTCTGAACCTTCATCAGCTCCATTGTCTGATAAATCTTCCCATTCTTCATCATTACCCGTAATATCAGCCTCCGTGTTCCCTGAATAACTGGACTCGAAATTATAAAATTCGGAgatttccagcttttcatTTAAAGTTTCATAAGGAATTTTGCAATGCCCTTTTGCACGCATATGTTGTCTCACACTCTCGATGTTTCGACCCTGGAAATTGCAAGATAGACACATATTACCCAGTCCAACTTTCTCAGATAGATACAGTATTAATCCAGCTTTGTCAACCAAGTACTTTGATTCTGGAATAAACAATCCATGATTTTTGAACATGTGATCTATGTTTCCATCTAGGTCGGAAGACACGCGGCTACAAAACATACACGTGTCCAACGGTATCTCaactttgtttttgatcttTTGGTCAATGAGCTGTTCGGTCTCCCAATCGTTATCATAACCGTCCCTAGTTTCATCATGAGAAGCATTATCAAATTGCATCGGGTTTTCCTTTCGGTCATTGATCAAGTTTTCTGCTTCGTCACTTTCAGTCCTCGTTTTATCATATAGAGGCACCTCGTCATTGGACAATATCATTCGTCGTCTCGCAATctccagaagctgctttttcttttctAACAAAGCCTCCTTTTCCAATCTCCTTTGCTCTTTTTTAGTCATTTGTTTGCCGTTAGCCCCTGCAGAATCTTCTTTTATTCCATGTCTTTCACTGGTATTGGCTATATTTCCTACTTTCTCATTGAAAAGCTCTTCACTAATGGGAGGCAATTGTGAGACTCGTCTTTTGAGATTATATCTATGCCATTCAGTCTTCATGTGCGACCGCTGATCTTCAGGCCTTGAAAAAGCCAGCGAGCATGAGTTGCAAGTATATTGAAGCCTGGAAGACATGATCAGCAGAACTAT carries:
- a CDS encoding Pre-60S factor REI1, producing the protein MTKKEQRRLEKEALLEKKKQLLEIARRRMILSNDEVPLYDKTRTESDEAENLINDRKENPMQFDNASHDETRDGYDNDWETEQLIDQKIKNKVEIPLDTCMFCSRVSSDLDGNIDHMFKNHGLFIPESKYLVDKAGLILYLSEKVGLGNMCLSCNFQGRNIESVRQHMRAKGHCKIPYETLNEKLEISEFYNFESSYSGNTEADITGNDEEWEDLSDNGADEGSEDEISTDDLYTNGYELYLPNGQVAGHRSLLRYYKQNLKPDRELTEGQGTLVAAETRHFVQSIDRKELQAKKRVWARQEKLKDVNDRRSAKFINHQAHYRDQLLQ